Proteins encoded together in one Bactrocera neohumeralis isolate Rockhampton unplaced genomic scaffold, APGP_CSIRO_Bneo_wtdbg2-racon-allhic-juicebox.fasta_v2 cluster11, whole genome shotgun sequence window:
- the LOC126765936 gene encoding putative nuclease HARBI1: protein MFINADLYFEDNYDVETRTNLLRQRRFIRDNSNPTELPNTVFVANFRLNKGAFMYVLDKIKDKFHCRMSSSITPMLKLCAALRFFAHGSYQQAIGNEFQLGLAQPTVSLILKEIIPILENEICRTHISVDMSEEEKQQARSKFYSRSGIPNVIGCIDGTHIAIYAPTTNKHLYLNRKGFFSINAMIACDHDMNIRFVDARYAGSTHDSFVWNNSSLKACLEAAHQNGDQNSIYLGDSGYPLSPYLLTPFRHAESGTRESIFNKKHAKARNVVERTIGVLKCRFRCLLSDRKMRYDPAKVTSVINICCALHNICKKFRIGDPEEAETFFDAVVPLEPINENGNGSPGERRRRQIADALM, encoded by the exons atgtttattaacgCGGATCTGTATTTTGAGGATAATTACGATGTGGAAACGCGAACTAATCTTCTTCGACAGCGCCGTTTTATTAGAGATAATTCTAATCCTACAGAGCTACCTAACACGGT ATTTGTTGCGAATTTCCGCTTAAACAAGGgcgcatttatgtatgtgctgGATAAAATCAAAGACAAATTTCATTGTCGGATGTCGTCTTCCATAACGCCGATGTTAAAATTGTGTGCCGCGCTCAGATTTTTTGCACATGGCAGTTACCAACAAGCTATAGGGAATGAATTTCAGTTGGGACTTGCTCAGCCAACAGTTTCCCTTATTTTAAAAGAGATCATACccattttggaaaatgaaatttgTCGTACCCATATAAGCGTAGATATGAGTGAAGAAGAAAAGCAGCAGGCAAgaagcaaattttattcaagATCGGGAATACCAAATGTAATAGGCTGCATCGATGGAACCCATATTGCGATTTATGCTCCTACCACAAACAAACACCTCTATCTAAACAGAAAAggattttttagcataaatgcaatgatt GCTTGTGATCATGATATGAATATCCGTTTTGTGGATGCTAGATATGCTGGTTCTACACACGATTCGTTCGTATGGAACAATAGTTCTCTAAAGGCATGTTTAGAGGCAGCGCATCAAAACGGAGATCAGAACTCTATTTATTTAG gtGACTCCGGATACCCACTAAGCCCTTATTTATTAACACCTTTCCGTCATGCAGAATCTGGAACTAGGGAgtcaatttttaataagaagCACGCGAAAGCGAGAAATGTTGTTGAACGTACGATTGGAGTTTTGAAATGCCGTTTCAGATGTCTTCTGAGTGATAGAAAAATGCGCTACGATCCTGCTAAAGTAACATCCGTTATTAATATATGCTGTGCCTTGCacaacatttgtaaaaaatttagaatcggTGATCCGGAGGAGGCTGAAACCTTCTTTGATGCCGTTGTACCATTGGAACCAATTAATGAAAATGGCAATGGTTCACCAGGAGAGCGCCGCAGAAGACAAATTGCTGATGCTTTGATGTAA